Part of the Spinacia oleracea cultivar Varoflay chromosome 5, BTI_SOV_V1, whole genome shotgun sequence genome, tggGAAAGGGAGATTTTTTTAGCTTGGATTTAATCCtaatatgaattttttttttttaaagaaaaaaaaaattgtttaggTGTTGGACTACTTGTGAGTTGAGACTACGAAAACGAGTCGAGTTGAGCCGAGCCGAGTCGATTACTACCCTATTTATGTTTAATGTTCATGTTTATTTAACTTAAAAGAGCTTGAGCTCGGGCCCGAACTTTCAATCGAGCTCAAAAATTTATTCAAACTCGGTTCGTTTAACAAATTTTGTGCTTATGAACAGTTCATGAACGTAATATgtgactatattatttcttaTCGGCTAATGAAATTTATacttaaagtattcaaagtctGACCCAAAATATTGCAACAGATCAATTTTTTAGGGACAAATAGAGTGATTGGGTATACAATGTAATGTGGGACCACAAACCAAATATTGTATAGAGTAAACAGGGAAGGTTCATTTATAGTACGTATGTGGGAAAAATTTATGTTGAATCCAATTCTTTTGAAAGATTTGTAGGTGTTGAAAGATTACACTTGAGTTAATAAACTAATAAATAATCACTAAGGCAAGGAGTaattagatttatttatggtACGTAGGGCATATGTAAATGGACAGAATAGACAGATACGGCATATTAGTAAGTTAATCGATTGCATGGGAGTAATACTACGTTTCCTACTtcatattcaagctttcacgtACAGACTCGGCAATCTTCAATTTACCACTCCACTAACCATTAAGTTCCTGCACTCCACTAACAATTAAGCTAAGTATCACCCTCCAATTTCGATGAACAAAGGATCATCTTCGTACAAAATTATAGTAATATATTATCCAAATATATCCCTTGATACCGAGTTCGAATGGTAAAAGCGAGATATAGACGTTGATGGTACGAATCTTGAAATGTAGGAAGATCTCAAATGAGTAATAAACTATTCCGATTCGTATTTTTTTCTCGTGTAATACACGAATTTCTTCTCCATTTGAAAATTTTGGTTATATTTGTCAACGTACATCTTTCCTCTTTTATTATACTTGACCTATTTCATGACATTTACCGAAAAATACCTTTAACCATTAATATACGTATCTTTTATTATACTTGACCTATTTCATTTATAATATTTACCGAAAAATACCTTTAACCATTAATATATGTATCTATTACGGAgtaataagtaaaaattataaaaatatatattttgataGTAATACTTAGTGAGACTGATGTAAATAGATCCCACGTGACTATATTTCCCCTCACATTATAAATCACAAAACATGGTCCAAGGAGAGTGTATAAGCCAAACATGATcaagtattaaaaaaaacataagaaGTATGTACGTAGTAATAGAGAGGAAGAATGAACACAGAATTTTTGGAAATGACGAAAGAGTACATGTTTAGAGTTTGATGAAAAATACTAATAACTGAAATTGAGATGTGCAACTAATAAGGTATATAAGAATGAAAAGACATGATGGTTTTAAAACAAGTGGAAACACAAGGAAAAAGGCTGGAAAATTCATGATAAATTGGCCGgtgatattttatttaatataaaaagtaataatttattttaatcatGTACTCCGTTTTGAAAAATTACAAAAAGGGACATGTtctattatatataaaaaatagacaaattaaaaatgcagtcattattcaaaatcattttcaataatggtaacaaaataaattttttatgatCTAATGATTAATTTTGCATGAATTCTAAACTATGAAATCTACACATGCATGGTATACTCCCTCCTTCCTTTCAGAATTGCGTCGTTgggtttttaattttgtcaaattttAAAAAAGTTTTAAACCATTAATTCTCATTTCTATATAATTGTGTGAGGTATTGTCAGATTCGTTTGAATGTATAGGCACGTAGAATTTTACGGAATAGAAGTATAAGTTTTAAATCGTGCAATTTAAACAGAACAATCCTTTAAGGGACTGAGGGAGCAACTAGTTAAATAGAACCACTGATGTGTGCGTaccattttataaatattggaAGTAATTATATAGTGTAATTGGGCTTTGTAGGTTAAGCATGGAATAAAGTAGAGTACAAAGAACGTTTAGGAATAGAGTAAAACGGAATGCTCGCGCGTCTTTAACTTTAAGGTAGTATGTGTAATAAAATGCTAGTTTGCCGAGATTTCCTTATGTTCTCAACATATTTCGTACAAGATATAAAGACAAGGAAGGCAACGATTAGTTAGGGTATgtttatttcaagttatggatatattttagtaaaaaaagaaaaatatacgtGTTACTCCATATAAGTTAATATAAGTCCAGTCCGGCGAAAATAAGTCTTTTCGGGCAATTTACACGTATAATAGAGAAACCCGCCTTGTTTAAGTGGTTATGAGTCTTATGacctaaagatggttgtgggtcaGGCCGGCCCGAAGCCCAACACGTCCCGACACGAAAAAGTCAAGCCCGGGCCTGAGccttaatttttggaaaaagaatgACAAGGCACGACACGACTCAACCCGACACGACAATTgacaaagcacgctaaattttgtcaaaattagccttaggcacgacggCCCAGCCCGACAGGAAAGCCAATGGGCTCGGACATGGccttgttttgaactttttCAGCTCGACCCGGCAGGAGACTATGTGGGACTGTCATGGGCCCAGCCCGGCCCTTGGCCATCTTTATTATGACCCGAAGAAAACAACCTGAATCCTTACATAAATACTCCTCCGTAATCCGTAATCCGTAATCCGTAATACTTCGGGTAATAACAGATCCATATGATAACTGCCACGTGTACTTCCAACTTAATTAGGTATTCTTTAATCATAACTGTCTATCTGAATCAACAATGAAGCATCCATATAAATCCACGTAGTCCATATCCATTtttaaaatgaaaagaaaataataataatacaagttcagaaaaagaaaataataataatacaagttcagaagaatatttttttttattttttattttgttgattgCAGGGAAGAAAGATTAATATTTGGAACTAATGATTTTATTTACTCATTTCTGAATTTAATTGTCACGTTACTAGTTTTAGTTGCGCTATCAAAGTAGTTTGAATTGAATAATACTCCTTATATATTGACGGCTCTTATATATTCTCGCTATCTTTGAGTAGTGTAACTAATCCTAGCTTAGTAGCTAGCTACTCTTATTATATATGATTATAAATGGCCATGGTTGGTAATTTGTACTTCATCCGTTTTCTAATAATTGCAACGTTTTGACTTTTACACAATTCATATATTCTTAATTTTAAGGCATGTGGGATCTGTTAGAAATAATGTAAGAGATGAAGAATTAGGGCCATGATTTTCACTATCCTTAAAGTAATATTAGTTCCCACTATTTCTTGCTACTGGTTACCTTCTAAATTACTTTCAAGATTTTCCTAAACCGGGATTAATTGTAGCAAAGCAATAATCTCCATATAAACGTAAAGCGATCCCGGCCATTGGAGAAAGAAGATATatatgtttgatttttttgtcTCATGAATATAAACAACCAGAGAAAATTAAAGGACTTGAAACAACGTAACGGTTCAAAATAAAAAGATAGGATTAAGAGGAAGTTAATAAGCCTCTAATTATGTGATTAACCAAAAATGCAATCTTTGATTATTAATATAGTTTAAGCACTCCCAAACTCATAGAGTGGCCATATCACAAATTAGCCCAACAAGTATGCCCACTctaattcaaaaaataaaatgtgaTATGCGTATTTAAACCACTCATTTTATCTCGATTCTATCAATCTTGAATATTATCCAACAACAAAAACTCACCATATAATAAAGACTACTCTAcaaggatcttgttagattcatctcgATGTAAATTTTCACAATATCAAACTTTATAATTTGTGCATATATGCAATTCAAGATAtcaatacttcctccgttccggaaatattacACCATGTTTGACTTTTACTtctctaaccattactttgactcttagtatctcaaatcgtgtgcaattaaaaattatacaaaattaatatttagaaaatatatatcgatacgaagctaacatgaccccacatgatctctaaaatttccttacgtacgattacaaaaaatggccaaattcgtagtgtgaatagtataAAAAACAAATGTTACGATATTTCTGAAACGGATGAATTATTATAAAATGTATATTGATAAACGTAAAAGTCAAAACGTTGCAAGATAACCAGGGATTGGAGCTACTATCGTATAGAAGAATTGACTGTTGGTCcctagtaaataaaaaaaatcatcaaaacgcTCCAAATGAGTTTTTATCTCAATCTCATTAATTCAGGCCATACAATTCTTATCCCACGTTTTGGATAATTAATTGGACTGCAAGATAATTTTCAGCTTCAATTCCAAAACAATTTTCGTCTATAAAATGAACACAATTTTTATTGCATCAACATAACCAACCACCAAACCTTAATTACAAATAATCTTGCAACTTTGAGTGATACTAAACAATTCAAAGAGAACCCAAGAGATGGAATTAGATTTATGCCCATCTGGTGAGTTTTTACTAGGCTTAATTAAGTGCTTcactttcattaattcaattcaatttaacttTTTCTTATTGTTTACTGTCAATATAACGGAAATTAGAGTCTAAATCCGGTTGTATATATTGCATATAGAGCTACATACAACTGGGTTAAAACGACACCGTTTTGCATTTTAACCCTCTCAAAAGCACATTTATATAGTTTAAAAACACATTTTTACGATTTAAAAGCGCATAGATATGTAATATTATTAAAAGTGATGATGAAATTAACCATTAAGAAAATCTAAACCTATATACTTACTTGTATAACATAGGGTTCTCAAATTTGAGCGAGAAGGATCTCGGAGGATATGTAAATTGTTGTTGGTTACTTTTCTCTTAAGTGCTCATTATAGTTGAAAAATATACTAAGTATGTGTTTTTAAACTGTAGAAATGTGACTTCAAATTGTTAAATACAATTATGCATGTTAAACTCTGCTTCGAATAATTAATGAATTTTGCAGGAAAATTTAGCTGGCCAGAGCTTGTAGGAATGAAGGGAGAAGAAGCAGCAAAAATCATTAAGGAAGAAAACCCTCGTGTTGATCCCATTGTTTGGGATAAAGCTTGGATCCCACTCAACTACAACTGCTACCGTGTCTTTGTCATTGTTGATTCTGACGGAATTGTCACTCGTCCTCCAATGGCCGGTTAAGCAAGCCAAGTAATTAATGCGTACACATATAATGGAAGTTCTAAATAAATATGTGTACTGTTGTATCttaattgattaaacctagCTATTCTATATAGTGATTAGCTAGTGCAATTAATTATGTAACGAGTGCAATGTTGAAATAAGATAAAATTAAAGAGTAATAACATTTCTAATAGTTGCACAATACATACTTTTTCATATCAAGTTATTGGATATTACTAGACAATACCTTGATTGaccattttttcatttttagaagataagcagaaaaaaaaacttattataATTAAGCCGAAACGGACAAACTGACAACGGGAACaaataaaaagagacggagaaAATAATTTACGACGTACTAGATTTGGATAATCTTGAGCTCCAAGTTATTGGGCTTAACTGAAGAGTAAATAGAATTTGAGGGACTAACCAATAGAATTTGGATAATCTTGTAGGATTAAGAATATTATATCTATCGTTCCTATTTCCTATACAACAATCAAATGGTGTTTTACGTGAAAAATGacgttttgttttttaaaatggtgtttttttttgaaaaatgacatttttatgTTTCTGATATGTTTTTGCTGACACATATTTAAGTGCCGCCTCACCGATCACCGAAtaaagtagataaataattagacATGTGTGGACAACAAATAAAATAAGGTATGTAGGAAATAGGTTAGAACATTGATTTATGGTAAGTTACACGATTTGTAAGGATAGATTAGATAGATGGAAGATGTGGAACATTCTATCGTTCGTACTATATATATTAGTCATATACTCTCGTattttgacgatatattcaagctCATTGACGCATTAATACATACCGACTTAGACTTCAATCACATTTTTAATTCGAATCAAAAACTTTCCTTTTCATTTACCACGAACTCCAATAACCATGAAGAACCAGTTTGAAGTTGTTCAAGTATCAACTTCCAATCTCGATGAGCAAATCGATAATCTTAGTAACAAATTAGAGCATTACCCAAATATATCCATCGATACCGAATTCGAATGGTTCAAGCGGGATATAAACATTAACGGTACGGATCTTGAAATCTACGAAGATCTCAAGTACAATCtcactcattccaatttacgtGAAATCAGAATCACGGTGTCCGATAACGGCGGTGTGGTTGGCGGTACTTGGCGGGTTGATTTTTTATCCGTGCTAGATCCATAttcaaacatattttttttctttataagGTACGAGATTTATACGAAATATATACAACCTTTTCGTTTTCTAAATAGGATCTTCTTCGTTCAATTAATATACGAAATATGTATTTAttaataagtaaaaattataaaaaaaaatatatttattttgataatatttatCGAGACAGATCTAACAAGAActcttacatataaatcacaaaacatGGTTAAACAAGAGtgtgtaaatagtgtaaaaagtcaaacTGGATCAAGTACAAAAGAACAATGGAAGTGTGTAGTAGAGAGGAAGAATGAAACACAAATTTTTTGAATATGACAAAAGGTACGTACAGGTTCAGAGTTTGATGAAAACTACTACTAAGTAATAACTGAAATTGAGATGCGAAACTAATAAGGTATTATATAAGGATGAAGAGACACGATGGTTTTAAAACAAGTGGAAACACCAGGAAAAATGCTGGAAAATACATGATAATTCGatgatattttattaatataaagattttaatttattttaattatgtattCCGTCTTAAAAAATTACAAACGGGGACATGTGACCTCATGACATTGAATTATTCTTGTTTTAAAATATCATTATCGATTATAGATAGCTGAAACCGATTTGAAGAAATGGAAGAAAATTATGTCAACATACGGTCGttactataaaaatataaaatctaATTCAATATTTGAAATTTATGTGCGGCCTATACAGACGTTACTAATTATCTTGTTCGATTATAAAAGGGGTAAAAGTTagtcaaattattattttacaaAGACGCAATAATTAACTTTTCCTATTATAAACGGAGTAAGGTAgtcaaattatttaatttacaaCTAATTATAATGTctgatttttgattttattcttATCGCACATAGTCAAACCGACCTGCTAACCCGATTAAAAAACCGACCTGCTAACCCGATTAAAAAAACTggataatttttcttatttggtAAGCCTTAAACTGGGTTGGATTGTGGAACGAGATTTTATCAAATTAAACTCGTTACTTTTGTtttagaatattttttttatcctACATCCCTACCAAATTATACTCTCAGATTTTCCAATAGCTGCACATAGTTTTTCATATCAAGTTCTTGGATATTAgtatactagattttagcccgtgcgatgcacggattctattaaatcgttatatttaaataaaactcctatgtatataccaattttgtatacttcgtattagattagaaagttttttattttgcattgaatttcattttagatttatttttttaattatgagagtgtttgtttttttaatgaaattgtatatgcgtaataataataattaattaattaaaatatctacgtggagCTTAATTATTTACCTACGTGACACTCAactttttaaattcaaaattaattttaaaatcttatttttcattggccgaaaccattagatttcctacgtggcgctctaatatttgattaatgttttattttaaattgaattttatttattttatttaagattagtgttttttattttggatgaattttattttagatttattttttaattattagagtgtttgagtttagatggagttgtatatattagtatttaattaattaaaacatctacgtgacacctaattaattatctacgtggcaattgattttttttaattcaaaaataaagtagaaatcttatttttcattggccgaaaccattagtaatcctacgtggcgctctaataattcaacaaatatgcctattggattaatgtttgattttaaattgaattttatttattttattttatattagtgtttgattttggattaatgtttgattttaaattgaattttatttattttattttatattagtgtttgattttggattaattttattttagatttatttttaaattattatagtgtttgattttagatggagttgtatatattagtaattaattaattaattaaaatatctatgtggcacctaattaattatctacgtggcaatcgatttttttaattcaaaaataaattagaaatcttatttttaattggccgaaaccattagtaatcctatgtggcgctctaataattcagcaaatatgcctcctttatatatatatattagattactaGACATTACCTGTTTACCATGCATGCTAACTGAATTACTAACTAATAGTGCATTTGAGTCAACGAGTATGCTACCTAATCATCTGTTAAGGTCTTgttcttattttcacttatttcaggaaaaataagttcaggaaaaacaatggttgaccaagtataatttataagtaactaaaataagttttgataagttctaataagttcagataagttcagttaagttcagataaattcagaaaaaataagtgaaaatcaagtGAACAAAACGCACCCTTAGTGCCGCCCTTCTCGTTCAAGTCTGTAAGACTAGGATTACATACTCTTGTCTTCATTTAATTAATATCTACTCCCTGTGTCATTTTGTCCCTTATTATTTGCCCCATGTTTTAAaactgctttattaaaaattgTGTTCCgagtaaaattaaaaaaaacaaaagttgTGGGTCAGAGTTCATTATTAGTAATGGAATTATTTTTTAGACCAGAACGGACCAAAATGATAAATAGAACAAACAAAATGATACGGATAAAGTAATTTACTAGATTTGGATAATCTTATACTCCAAGTTATTGGGCATAATTGAAGAGTAAATAGAAATTGAAGGACTTAACCTATATAAACTGTAAAACCTAAATTACTTCCTAGTCCGTATAGAATTAGTAATATCTAACCTTCCTATTTCCTATTCTTATAAGAATTAGAATatcaatatttattttttctactTCCTAAACCTTATAGAATCAGATATATCTATTTTACGTATAAGAATAGGAATATCAATACACAATTTTTCATTCCTATCAAAAACTCTCTTTCCATTTACCACGAACTCCGGTACGTAACCATGAAGAACCAGCTTGAAGTTGTTCAAGTATCAACGTCCAATCTCGATGAGCAAATCGATAATCTTAGTCACAAATTAGATCATTACCCAAATATATCCATCGATACCGAATTCGGATGGTTCAAACGAGACATAAACATTAACGGTACTGATCTTGAGATATACGAAGATCTCAAGTACAATctcactcattccaatctacgtgaAATCGGAATGACGGTGTCCGATAACGGCGGTGAAGTAGGCGGAACTTGGCGGTTTGATTTTTTTCCATCTAAGAAGGCTGGTATTACGCTACGTGATTGTATTCCTACGAAGAAGTTCATCACAAGATTCAAGAAATTGATGCAAGATTTTCATGGAAAGGTGAAATGGTTTACTTTTGCTGGTTATTTTGATGTTGCACACCTTGTTTCTTTACTTGAAAGAAAACCATTACCGGAGTTGATAAAATCATCACCGGCGACGGCGACGACAACGGCGACGACATACAACGTAGACGGTGAAGAAGGGTTTGTGGAAGTAGTACAGAGGTACTTCGGAAAAGTGTATGATCTTAAAGTAATTGCTAAACATTATGAAAACTTATTTGGAAAAAATAAGTATTTAGGGTTACAAAGATTAGCTAATCAGACTGGTGTTAAACGAGTTGGAAGAGAACATGATGGTGCTTCTGATAGTTTGTTAACTGCGAGTATTTTTGCGAAGTTTACCGAATTCGGATGGATTTCGGATTCGGATCAAGGGTTTCTTTCTTTACTTCCTCACCAAGTTTGCTATGATTCTACTAAGATGATACAGACGAAGAATGAAGAAGATACGTCAATAACGACTTCAACCAACATGGAACCCGCCCATCAACCCTATCCTCGGCCCGTTAATGGACCGGTAACCGGGTACCCTATGGGTCATTATCCGGTACCACAATATGATCCAAGATTTCAGCATGGGCCGGTGTACGGGTATGGGCCAAGACCAATGATTGGGCCCGTTCGATTTGGACCGGTTATGAGCCCGGGTCCAGGGATATTACGTACAACTCCATATGGAACTTTGTTCTACCCGGCAGTGAGGGTATTCCATCACCAACCTCCACATATGATATCATTAGTTCCCGGTTATTAGATTTTCCAAGAATTCATTTTGtaaattgtactccctccgtcccataatatagtgcccgtttgaccaaaatcacggttattaaggtaaagtataacattgataataaaaacaataattatttgttctttcaagataaagtacatgttagttggcttttatggagagagaaattagagattaaaggtgtgtacataataaataggcctaaaaaagacaaaaatcaagcacatgggttgaataaaagtcaaaaaatacaattttcaaagtaaaaattaatggtataaaatagaaataggcacatcatttagggacaccattttaggaaaacatgcactatattatgggacggagggagtagtacatTAACTTAGTTCGTTCTCTTCAAATACATAAATGGAGATGAATGTATTTTGTTTgtgcaatatatatatatatatatatatatatatatatatatatatatatatatatatatatatatatatatatatatatcgaaGTTTATTTGCTCAACATAAACGTGCCATTGATTACTATTAGTTTATAATTTGGTTATTGCAATTCATGCATTTTACTACTTTGTATAAACTTTGTTCTCGCATTTTGAGTATCTTCACCGTATAACAATACAATCAAGGGATCGTTAATTAAAAAGTGGCATTATATTGCAAATTAAAAAGTGGCATTGTTAATTTCTGCGTAGTACCATAACTTATTACCTTTGTCCATTGTCAACTCTATTTGTTGTTCagtaaataatactccgtactagGTAATTGACATGCTCTGTAATGAATAAGAAAATTTTCAGTTTGTCCTTCGGAATAAAACAATTCTCGTAAAAGACCGCTTGAAATTTATTTAACAGTCAATATCACATGTGTACGTAAATGATATCACCAATTTTCTATCCACCTTTGCATACTTTTAGGACACGACCTGACAATTACATACTTGTATTTATTAGAGCTAAAGATGGTCGTGGGCCAAGCCAAACCATGCTTCATGCCGATCTCAAGTGCCTTGAGCCTAAACGGACTCGGCCTACGTCAAACTCATTTGTTTCATGTTAGGTCGTGCTGTGCCTTCGCATCTAGACCTAAGTTCACTCAATTTAAAGTGTTATGTCGTATCACAACTTAACACCTTATCgtgcttttccaaaaaaaaattaatgtggCCCGTGTAAGCCTACACTTTGTGCCTCTTTCGGACAATtgctaactgctgtacccgggtacagccagctctggctgtaccacCAAAAACGAc contains:
- the LOC130460773 gene encoding putative CCR4-associated factor 1 homolog 8, whose amino-acid sequence is MKNQLEVVQVSTSNLDEQIDNLSHKLDHYPNISIDTEFGWFKRDININGTDLEIYEDLKYNLTHSNLREIGMTVSDNGGEVGGTWRFDFFPSKKAGITLRDCIPTKKFITRFKKLMQDFHGKVKWFTFAGYFDVAHLVSLLERKPLPELIKSSPATATTTATTYNVDGEEGFVEVVQRYFGKVYDLKVIAKHYENLFGKNKYLGLQRLANQTGVKRVGREHDGASDSLLTASIFAKFTEFGWISDSDQGFLSLLPHQVCYDSTKMIQTKNEEDTSITTSTNMEPAHQPYPRPVNGPVTGYPMGHYPVPQYDPRFQHGPVYGYGPRPMIGPVRFGPVMSPGPGILRTTPYGTLFYPAVRVFHHQPPHMISLVPGY